Proteins encoded in a region of the Lathamus discolor isolate bLatDis1 chromosome Z, bLatDis1.hap1, whole genome shotgun sequence genome:
- the LOC136005187 gene encoding LOW QUALITY PROTEIN: eukaryotic translation initiation factor 4E-like (The sequence of the model RefSeq protein was modified relative to this genomic sequence to represent the inferred CDS: inserted 5 bases in 3 codons): MATVEPETTPSPQPSEEEKTESXEVASPEQYIKHTLQNRWTHCFLXNDKSKTRQANLRLILRFDTVEDFWALYNHIQLSSNLMPGCDCLLFKDGIEPMWEDEKNKQGGQWLTAPNKQQKRSDLYLFWLETLLRLTREAFGDYSDDVCGAVVNVRTKGXKIAIWTAECENRDAVTHIGRVYKERLGLPPKIVIGYQSHADTATMSGSTTKNRCVV, encoded by the exons ATGGCAACAGTGGAACCAGAAACAACTCCCAGCCCTCAGCCTTcagaagaggagaaaactgAGTC GGAGGTTGCCAGCCCTGAGCAGTATATTAagc ataCGCTACAAAACAGATGGAcacactgtttttt aaatgacaaGAGCAAAACTCGGCAAGCAAATCTTCGTCTTATCTTGAGGTTTGATACTGTTGAAGACTTTTGGGCTTTATACAACCATATCCAGCTCTCTAGTAATTTAATGCCTGGTTGTGACTGCTTGCTCTTTAAGGATGGGATTGAACCCATGTGGGAAGATGAAAAGAACAAGCAAGGAGGACAATGGCTAACTGCaccaaacaaacagcagaagcgAAGTGACCTTTATCTCTTCTGGCTAGAGACATTGCTGCGCCTTACTAGGGAGGCATTTGGTGACTACAGTGATGATGTATGTGGTGCTGTTGTTAATGTTAGAACTAAGG GAAAAATAGCAATATGGACAGCTGAATGTGAAAACAGGGATGCTGTTACACACATAGGGAGAGTATACAAAGAAAGATTAGGACTTCCTCCAAAGATAGTGATTGGTTATCAGTCCCATGCAGACACAGCTACTATGAGTGGCTCCACCACTAAAAATAGGTGTGTTGTTTAA